In Clostridium sp., one DNA window encodes the following:
- a CDS encoding ABC transporter ATP-binding protein: protein MGSENVILKEFDKKLSDNEKEVKISARNITRVFRVRNSGKRGFREFTAIKDINLEVKAGEFVTIVGPSGCGKSTFLDILSGLSKPTSGELYIDGKLVTGPALDRGMVLQGYALFPWRNVRKNIEYGLELKKIPRKKRKEISQKYIELVGLNGFEDRYIHELSGGMRQRVAIARSLAYNPEILLMDEPFAAVDAQTRETMQEELLKIWEKTNKTIIFITHSIDEAVFLADRVVVLSANPGEVKEIIDVNLPRPRKLGEIKNTSKFNNLSHRIWKLLHGVDDESEAEENVSNTVGL from the coding sequence ATGGGTAGTGAGAATGTAATATTGAAGGAATTTGATAAAAAGCTCAGTGATAATGAAAAGGAAGTAAAAATTTCGGCCAGAAATATAACACGCGTATTCAGAGTCAGAAATTCAGGTAAAAGAGGTTTCAGAGAATTCACTGCAATTAAAGATATCAATTTGGAAGTAAAAGCAGGCGAATTTGTTACTATTGTAGGTCCAAGTGGGTGTGGAAAATCAACATTTCTGGATATCCTCTCAGGCCTTTCCAAACCAACATCCGGCGAGCTGTATATTGATGGAAAATTAGTAACTGGACCGGCTCTGGACAGAGGTATGGTGCTTCAGGGATATGCACTGTTTCCATGGAGAAATGTCCGTAAAAATATTGAGTATGGCCTGGAATTGAAAAAAATTCCCAGGAAGAAAAGAAAAGAAATAAGCCAGAAATATATAGAGTTGGTTGGGCTAAATGGTTTTGAAGATAGATACATTCATGAACTTTCAGGTGGTATGAGACAGAGAGTTGCAATAGCCAGATCATTGGCCTATAATCCAGAGATTCTTCTGATGGATGAACCCTTCGCAGCTGTTGATGCACAGACAAGGGAGACTATGCAGGAGGAACTTTTAAAAATATGGGAGAAGACAAACAAAACTATAATTTTTATAACCCATAGTATTGACGAGGCGGTATTTCTTGCAGACAGGGTTGTAGTTTTATCAGCCAATCCTGGAGAGGTAAAGGAGATTATAGATGTAAATTTGCCAAGGCCAAGAAAACTAGGTGAAATTAAAAATACTTCCAAGTTTAATAATTTAAGCCATAGAATCTGGAAACTTCTTCATGGTGTTGATGATGAAAGTGAAGCTGAAGAAAATGTATCCAATACGGTAGGTCTATAG
- a CDS encoding nitrogenase component 1, which produces MNKQKSINLSLVDVENREKRLGTIIAWDGKASGLVKESNYQARALKRKNKCSGEAGEGCRLCELKMPFNQQTMCSQSIVACQAGNIPDAILIEHSSIGCSACHPRHNTGYRIGLMRRGKKIQNLRIVSTNLLEKDMVFGASQKLKQSIQDAWVRFKPKAIFISAACATALIGEDIVSVAREAERELKIPVIPLACEGFRSKHWSTGFDISQHGVLRQIVNKHPKKQKNLINIISLWGTDYFSEMLNPLGLKVNYIMDMATVDELAQMSEAVASAAFCYTLGSYTAAALEQEYGVPEIKAPQPYGLSGTDAWLRAIGKIVHKEDEVEKYIDKEHRRVKPKIDELKAKLKGVKGFVATGSAYAHGILSVLRELDIEVDGSVVFHHDPVYDSGDERQDTLKYLVNTYGDIEHFTVSKTQQFQFYGLLKRVKPDFIIIRHNGLAPLAAKVGIPAFALGDEHFPVGYQGIIRLGEALIEVLAHKKFGENLSRHVKLPYTKWWLEQEDPFILAKHPEILDQ; this is translated from the coding sequence GTGAATAAACAAAAATCAATAAATCTTTCATTGGTAGACGTTGAAAATCGAGAGAAACGTTTGGGAACAATTATTGCATGGGACGGGAAAGCATCCGGACTGGTAAAAGAATCAAATTATCAGGCAAGAGCCCTTAAAAGAAAGAATAAATGCTCTGGCGAGGCAGGAGAAGGATGCAGGCTTTGTGAATTAAAAATGCCATTTAATCAGCAGACCATGTGCAGTCAATCGATAGTTGCATGTCAGGCCGGCAATATACCAGATGCCATTTTGATTGAACATTCATCTATTGGCTGTTCGGCATGTCATCCCAGGCACAATACCGGATATAGAATCGGACTTATGCGCAGGGGAAAAAAGATACAAAATTTACGAATTGTAAGTACTAATCTCTTGGAAAAGGATATGGTCTTTGGTGCTTCACAAAAATTAAAGCAGTCCATACAGGATGCATGGGTCCGTTTTAAACCCAAAGCTATTTTTATTTCAGCTGCTTGTGCTACAGCACTTATTGGAGAAGATATAGTAAGTGTAGCCAGGGAGGCTGAAAGAGAATTGAAAATTCCTGTTATCCCGCTGGCGTGTGAAGGATTCAGATCAAAGCATTGGAGTACAGGTTTTGATATTTCACAGCATGGTGTACTCAGACAGATTGTAAATAAGCACCCAAAGAAGCAGAAAAATTTAATTAACATCATATCTCTGTGGGGTACCGATTATTTTAGTGAGATGTTGAATCCTCTGGGCTTGAAGGTAAATTATATAATGGATATGGCTACTGTTGATGAACTTGCCCAGATGTCAGAGGCTGTTGCTTCTGCTGCATTCTGCTATACACTGGGTTCTTACACCGCAGCTGCACTGGAGCAGGAATATGGAGTTCCGGAAATCAAGGCTCCTCAGCCATACGGTTTGAGTGGAACCGATGCCTGGCTCAGAGCAATTGGAAAAATTGTCCATAAGGAAGATGAAGTAGAAAAATATATTGATAAAGAACATAGAAGAGTTAAACCTAAAATAGATGAGCTGAAAGCAAAACTGAAAGGAGTAAAGGGATTTGTAGCAACCGGTTCGGCGTATGCCCATGGTATTCTTTCAGTTTTAAGAGAGTTGGATATAGAAGTTGACGGTTCTGTAGTCTTTCATCATGATCCAGTCTATGACAGTGGAGATGAAAGGCAGGACACATTGAAATATCTGGTTAATACTTATGGTGATATAGAACATTTTACAGTGAGTAAAACACAGCAATTTCAATTTTATGGTTTGTTGAAGAGGGTCAAACCGGATTTTATAATTATCAGACACAACGGACTGGCACCGCTTGCTGCAAAAGTGGGTATTCCGGCCTTTGCTTTAGGGGATGAACACTTTCCTGTTGGTTACCAGGGAATAATAAGGTTGGGAGAAGCTCTTATCGAGGTGCTTGCACACAAAAAATTTGGTGAAAATTTAAGCAGACATGTCAAGTTGCCATATACAAAATGGTGGCTGGAACAGGAAGACCCGTTTATACTGGCCAAGCATCCGGAAATTTTAGATCAGTAA
- a CDS encoding nitrogenase component 1 yields MLGKLNSNNQTNSIVHPRYGCAIGAAYTVSAIPRGIPLVHCGPGCVDKQYFMLSYNNGYQGGGYSGGSVIPSVNAGESEVIFGGAKKLDDLIRSSFKIMDGDLFVVLSGCIGELVGDDVGSVVKKYQKKGYPIVFAETGGFKGNNLIGHEIVIQSIIDQFVGEYDGEKENGLINVWTEVPYFNTYWRGDFIEIKRILEGCGFKVNMLFGSESKGITEWKTIPKAQFNLVISPWVGVKTAEYLKNKYNQPYLHIPIIPIGAEETTKFLRKVVEFSGINKDISEKFISEEENRYYYFLDHFSDFFSEFWFGLPSKYAVIGDSAYNIAINKFLVNQIGLIPVKQIITDNPPDKYRNSIQNEYGQLASDVSTNVEFIEDGYIIEKELRESEFGSSRPIIFASAWEKDIVEELKGIIIETSCPSASEVVINRTYVGYTGGLTLLEKIYTTSIDNAI; encoded by the coding sequence ATGTTAGGCAAATTAAATTCCAATAATCAGACTAATTCAATAGTACATCCGAGATATGGCTGTGCCATAGGGGCTGCATACACTGTATCCGCAATTCCAAGAGGAATTCCATTGGTACATTGTGGACCGGGATGTGTCGACAAACAATATTTTATGCTTTCTTACAATAATGGCTATCAAGGTGGCGGATACAGTGGAGGATCTGTAATACCAAGTGTAAATGCAGGAGAAAGCGAGGTAATATTTGGAGGAGCTAAAAAACTTGATGATCTCATTAGGTCTTCTTTTAAAATAATGGATGGAGATTTATTTGTTGTACTGAGTGGCTGTATTGGTGAACTTGTAGGTGATGATGTAGGCTCTGTAGTGAAAAAATACCAAAAAAAAGGTTATCCAATTGTATTTGCAGAGACAGGAGGATTTAAAGGAAATAATTTAATCGGACATGAGATAGTAATTCAATCCATAATAGATCAGTTTGTAGGAGAGTATGATGGGGAAAAGGAAAATGGATTGATAAATGTCTGGACGGAAGTTCCATATTTCAATACTTACTGGAGGGGGGATTTTATTGAAATCAAAAGAATACTTGAAGGCTGCGGCTTTAAAGTCAATATGCTGTTTGGCTCGGAAAGCAAGGGAATAACTGAGTGGAAAACTATCCCGAAAGCCCAATTCAATCTGGTGATTTCCCCATGGGTAGGTGTTAAAACTGCAGAGTACCTTAAAAACAAATATAATCAGCCATATCTTCATATTCCAATTATTCCAATTGGAGCGGAAGAAACAACCAAATTTCTAAGAAAAGTAGTTGAGTTTTCGGGAATAAATAAGGATATTTCAGAAAAATTTATTAGTGAAGAGGAAAATAGATACTACTATTTTCTGGATCATTTTTCTGATTTCTTCTCTGAATTTTGGTTCGGACTACCTTCAAAGTATGCTGTAATAGGAGACAGTGCATATAATATTGCCATTAACAAGTTCTTAGTAAATCAGATTGGACTGATTCCGGTAAAACAAATTATAACTGACAATCCACCGGATAAATACAGGAACAGTATTCAAAATGAATATGGACAGCTGGCATCAGATGTATCTACCAATGTGGAATTTATTGAGGATGGTTATATTATTGAAAAAGAACTCAGAGAATCGGAGTTTGGAAGCAGCCGTCCTATAATATTTGCATCAGCCTGGGAAAAAGATATAGTTGAGGAATTAAAGGGCATAATAATAGAAACAAGCTGTCCGTCTGCCTCCGAAGTGGTTATCAACAGGACATATGTTGGTTATACAGGGGGATTGACTTTATTGGAAAAAATATATACTACATCTATAGACAATGCTATATGA
- a CDS encoding ABC transporter ATP-binding protein, which translates to MAEKNNDYKIIIKNIKKIYDVLSDDEESSKNFLAVEDFSLNIKKGEFITIVGPSGCGKSTVLDILAGLAKPTSGEIYIDDELVKGPGFDRGIILQGYALFPWLNVEQNIEFGLEIKGISKRERKETAEKFINLVGLDKFKSRYPHELSGGMKQRVAIARALAYDPEILLMDEPFAAVDAQTREILQEELLTIWEKTKKTVIFITHSIEEAIFLADRVVVMKDNPGRIEKIIDLNLERPRNTANIRTSKEYNIVWNEIWQLLHDDRKEKQLDYI; encoded by the coding sequence ATGGCCGAAAAAAATAATGATTATAAAATTATAATTAAAAATATAAAAAAAATTTATGATGTACTTTCAGATGATGAAGAGAGCAGTAAAAATTTTCTGGCAGTAGAAGACTTCAGCTTGAATATAAAAAAGGGAGAATTTATAACAATAGTGGGACCAAGCGGCTGCGGCAAATCAACTGTTCTGGATATTCTGGCCGGGCTTGCCAAGCCTACTTCGGGTGAAATTTATATAGATGATGAATTGGTTAAAGGACCTGGATTTGACCGGGGTATTATTTTGCAGGGATATGCACTGTTCCCCTGGCTGAATGTAGAACAGAATATTGAATTCGGCCTTGAGATAAAGGGTATTTCTAAAAGAGAGAGGAAAGAAACAGCAGAAAAGTTTATTAACCTTGTAGGTTTGGATAAATTTAAAAGTAGATATCCCCATGAATTATCAGGTGGAATGAAACAGAGAGTAGCCATAGCCAGAGCTCTGGCATATGATCCGGAGATTTTGCTTATGGACGAGCCATTTGCAGCTGTAGATGCTCAGACAAGGGAAATACTTCAGGAAGAATTATTGACTATATGGGAAAAGACAAAGAAAACTGTAATATTTATAACCCATAGTATTGAGGAGGCTATATTTTTGGCGGACAGGGTGGTCGTGATGAAAGATAATCCCGGCAGAATAGAGAAGATTATTGACTTGAATCTGGAAAGACCAAGAAATACAGCCAATATAAGAACATCCAAAGAATATAATATTGTATGGAATGAAATATGGCAGCTTCTTCACGATGACAGGAAGGAAAAACAACTTGATTACATTTAA
- a CDS encoding ABC transporter permease has translation MNKLKNNCNYYILRYSGVVLLIVLWEILPRIGVFNPQFIPAFSTVIAQIYVLWLKNNLITNIMVTLWRVLVGLMIAAVIAVPLGLVLGGWFNRTADLLDPLFRIFGQVNPFSLLPAFILFFGMGEITKLAVIAWTSIWPILYNTVSGAKSTDKLLIKTAVSMKISNWQLFKKVLIPSAAPSIFAGLRVGTEMSFFIVIAAEMISSNAGLGWLFHNASMNNQIPRMYSAGLFIIILGVLLNRFLVYFQNKIFFWKDTGYNFSFIKLKKLKSKFSRRQIAALALVTVIIIGIGSIEVSYSNTPNFNSGFMNKMDEDQMNMEHDNKSNSDHMHMDMKK, from the coding sequence ATGAATAAGTTAAAAAATAATTGCAACTATTATATTTTAAGATACAGTGGAGTAGTACTCCTTATAGTACTATGGGAGATATTGCCTAGAATTGGTGTTTTCAATCCTCAATTCATTCCAGCCTTTTCTACAGTCATAGCCCAGATTTATGTCTTGTGGCTAAAAAATAATTTGATTACAAATATAATGGTGACCTTATGGAGAGTTTTGGTGGGACTTATGATAGCAGCTGTAATTGCAGTACCTCTCGGACTTGTACTTGGCGGTTGGTTTAATAGAACTGCTGACCTGTTGGATCCTCTCTTTAGAATATTCGGGCAGGTAAATCCATTTTCATTGCTGCCGGCATTTATATTGTTCTTTGGTATGGGCGAGATTACAAAATTGGCCGTAATTGCGTGGACAAGCATATGGCCAATTTTGTATAATACCGTATCGGGTGCTAAAAGTACCGACAAACTTTTGATAAAAACTGCTGTCTCCATGAAGATATCCAATTGGCAGCTATTCAAAAAAGTACTTATACCTTCTGCGGCACCGTCAATTTTTGCAGGACTCAGAGTTGGAACTGAAATGTCCTTTTTTATAGTTATTGCTGCAGAGATGATAAGTTCAAATGCAGGATTGGGGTGGCTTTTCCATAATGCATCAATGAACAATCAGATCCCCAGAATGTACTCGGCAGGACTGTTTATCATAATTCTGGGAGTTCTGCTAAACAGATTTCTGGTGTATTTCCAGAATAAAATATTTTTTTGGAAAGACACGGGATACAATTTCAGCTTTATTAAATTAAAAAAGTTGAAAAGCAAATTCAGCAGACGACAAATCGCAGCACTGGCATTAGTTACTGTGATCATTATAGGAATCGGGAGCATTGAGGTCAGTTATTCAAATACTCCAAATTTTAACAGCGGGTTTATGAATAAAATGGATGAAGACCAGATGAATATGGAGCATGACAATAAAAGCAATTCTGACCACATGCATATGGATATGAAAAAATAA
- a CDS encoding ABC transporter permease has protein sequence MKKRKRDVAYKFLIIVIFILIWEASSRLGLLDPQFIPSFSNIVDTLFNIFLSENFIVNVGISVERALLGFIVSILIGIPLGFLLGGWFQKLDLVMEPVIEIFSQVNPFILFHIFLLLLGIGEGTKIAVIAWTCTWPIMFNTIYGIRHVDQLLLKEARSFGITRTKLFYKVVVPATLPSIFVGIRISAGYSFFMLIAAEMMGASSGLGWLLLSYQQIYDIKRIFATAVIIAFLGLILDIIIKNIQNVFAAGRENN, from the coding sequence ATGAAAAAAAGAAAAAGGGATGTTGCTTATAAATTTTTAATAATAGTTATATTTATTTTAATATGGGAGGCAAGCAGTAGGCTTGGATTATTGGATCCTCAATTCATTCCATCTTTTTCTAATATAGTGGATACTTTGTTTAATATATTTCTTTCGGAAAACTTTATTGTGAATGTTGGTATAAGTGTAGAAAGAGCTCTGCTTGGTTTTATAGTTTCAATTTTAATCGGAATACCACTTGGATTTTTACTGGGTGGTTGGTTTCAAAAGCTGGATTTGGTAATGGAACCGGTTATAGAAATATTTTCTCAAGTTAATCCTTTTATATTATTTCATATTTTTCTTTTGCTTCTTGGAATTGGAGAGGGAACCAAAATAGCAGTAATAGCATGGACCTGTACATGGCCTATAATGTTCAATACAATTTATGGAATAAGGCATGTAGATCAATTATTGTTAAAGGAAGCCAGGTCCTTTGGAATTACAAGAACCAAGCTTTTTTATAAGGTAGTAGTACCTGCAACACTGCCATCAATTTTTGTAGGAATTAGAATCAGTGCAGGATATTCATTTTTTATGCTTATTGCGGCTGAAATGATGGGTGCAAGTTCAGGTCTTGGATGGCTGCTGTTAAGCTATCAGCAAATTTACGACATAAAGAGGATATTTGCCACAGCGGTTATCATAGCTTTTCTTGGACTGATTCTGGATATAATAATAAAAAATATTCAAAATGTGTTTGCAGCCGGCAGAGAAAATAATTGA
- a CDS encoding nitrogenase component 1, translating into MKKLSLDNTLVKTREERLGTIIAWRTGKASEILRDSEYTCAGCKNNGGKRLCEARGPFTQASKCSEEMVECQYGNVRDAVMIQHSPIGCGAGQILSNSLYRNGLSIRNLPVENVKIINTNLDEADMVFGALKKLEQSIRDAWNRHHPKVIFVATSCATGIIGEDIESVTNKLQKELNIPVVPTYCEGFRSKHWTTGFDAAYHGILRQVVRKNPKRQEDLVNVIDLWGEDIFTPMLAELDLRVNYVVDLASVEDLEQMSEAAASVSFCYTLSSYMSAVLEEQFGVVDIKAPQPYGIPATDAWIRELARVTNREEQAEKYIKKEHERISKRLSELRKLLKGKVGYVATGSSYAHGIIAVLRDLGVEIDGSLTFHHEPIFDGDDAEKKDSLKFLVDNYGDVSKFSVSNGQQYQFYGLLKNINPDFIIIRHNGLAPLASRMGIPSAPLGDGHHAVGYQGIINLGETILEILARRKFHQDLSENVELPYTQWWLDQKDPYILAE; encoded by the coding sequence TTGAAAAAATTGAGCCTGGATAATACTTTGGTAAAGACCCGTGAAGAAAGACTTGGTACTATTATTGCCTGGAGAACAGGTAAAGCCTCAGAAATACTTAGAGATTCTGAATACACATGTGCAGGATGCAAAAACAATGGAGGTAAAAGACTCTGTGAAGCCAGAGGGCCTTTTACTCAGGCATCCAAATGCAGTGAGGAAATGGTGGAATGCCAATATGGCAATGTAAGAGATGCAGTCATGATACAGCATTCACCAATAGGCTGCGGTGCCGGTCAGATATTGAGCAATTCACTATACCGCAATGGACTTTCAATAAGAAATCTGCCTGTGGAAAATGTAAAAATCATCAATACCAATCTTGATGAAGCTGATATGGTATTCGGGGCACTCAAAAAATTGGAGCAGTCCATACGTGATGCCTGGAACAGACACCATCCAAAAGTAATTTTTGTTGCAACATCTTGTGCTACCGGAATCATTGGAGAGGATATAGAAAGTGTAACAAACAAACTGCAGAAAGAACTCAATATACCGGTAGTTCCGACTTACTGTGAGGGATTCAGGTCAAAACATTGGACTACAGGATTTGATGCAGCGTATCATGGAATTTTGCGTCAGGTAGTCCGAAAGAATCCGAAGAGGCAGGAGGATCTTGTCAATGTAATTGATCTGTGGGGTGAGGACATATTTACCCCTATGCTTGCAGAACTGGATCTCAGGGTAAATTATGTTGTTGATCTGGCATCAGTTGAAGATTTGGAGCAGATGTCTGAAGCCGCGGCAAGTGTTTCATTTTGCTATACATTGTCTTCATATATGTCTGCTGTCCTGGAAGAACAATTTGGTGTCGTAGATATTAAAGCACCCCAGCCATATGGAATTCCTGCAACAGATGCATGGATAAGAGAATTGGCAAGAGTCACCAATAGAGAAGAACAGGCAGAAAAGTATATAAAAAAGGAGCATGAAAGAATATCAAAAAGATTGAGTGAACTTAGGAAACTGTTGAAAGGAAAGGTAGGATACGTGGCTACAGGTTCATCATATGCTCATGGAATTATTGCGGTGCTGAGGGACCTTGGAGTGGAAATAGACGGGTCTCTTACTTTTCACCACGAACCCATATTTGATGGAGATGATGCAGAAAAGAAGGATTCACTTAAATTTTTAGTAGATAATTATGGAGATGTTTCAAAATTCAGCGTAAGTAATGGACAGCAATATCAGTTTTATGGACTGCTAAAGAATATAAATCCCGACTTTATCATCATAAGGCACAATGGACTTGCACCACTGGCTTCACGTATGGGTATTCCATCTGCACCGCTTGGCGACGGACACCATGCCGTAGGATATCAGGGAATTATAAATTTAGGGGAAACAATTCTGGAAATTCTCGCACGCAGGAAATTTCACCAGGATCTATCTGAGAATGTAGAATTACCTTATACACAGTGGTGGCTTGATCAGAAAGATCCATATATACTTGCAGAGTAA
- a CDS encoding nitrogenase component 1: MTIDTCKKMTKTNSIEQVRYGCSLGAIHSVFAIPKAIPITHCGPGCTQKQVTSISFYNGFQGGGYGGGSVIPSTNIREKEVVFGGEKRLRELIESTFKILKADLFVVMTGCIPDVVGDDCGAVVNEFQKKGLPIVYAETGGFKGNNFVGHELVVRAIIDQYVGDYDGDKEKGLVNVWSLLPYHNTFWKGDLTEIKRILEGIGLKVNILFGNRSAGVPEWKNIKKAQFNLVLSPWLGLKIAEHLKDKYNQPYLHIPVIPIGAKETSKFLRKVVEFAGLDRVKAEQFIEKERKEYYSYLEGFSDFYAEYFWGLPSRFVVIGDSAYNLAITKFVVNQLGVIPMKQIITDNPPEKYRNGIAEEYKNISDDISIDVEFEEDSYVIHNKIKDIDFGNKPPVIFGTTWERDLAKQLNGYMVEIGFPASYEVVISKSYIGYRGALTLLEKIYTTTVGSSA; encoded by the coding sequence ATGACTATTGATACATGTAAAAAGATGACTAAAACAAATTCTATTGAACAGGTCAGGTATGGCTGCTCATTAGGTGCCATACACAGTGTTTTTGCTATACCAAAAGCTATACCAATTACTCATTGCGGGCCTGGGTGTACTCAAAAGCAGGTTACAAGTATATCATTTTATAATGGCTTTCAGGGAGGAGGATATGGAGGGGGATCTGTAATACCAAGTACGAACATTCGTGAAAAAGAGGTGGTCTTTGGAGGAGAGAAGAGGTTAAGAGAATTAATTGAATCGACTTTTAAGATTTTAAAAGCGGACTTGTTTGTAGTTATGACAGGATGTATTCCGGATGTGGTTGGTGATGATTGCGGTGCTGTAGTAAATGAGTTCCAGAAAAAAGGGCTGCCCATTGTGTATGCTGAAACCGGAGGCTTCAAGGGAAACAATTTTGTAGGTCATGAACTTGTTGTTAGAGCCATAATAGACCAGTATGTCGGCGATTATGATGGTGATAAGGAGAAAGGACTTGTAAATGTGTGGTCTCTTCTTCCATATCATAATACATTCTGGAAAGGTGATCTTACAGAAATAAAAAGAATTCTGGAGGGTATAGGACTGAAAGTAAATATTTTATTTGGAAATAGGAGTGCTGGAGTTCCAGAATGGAAAAATATTAAAAAAGCACAGTTCAATTTGGTTCTGTCACCATGGCTCGGGTTAAAAATAGCAGAGCACTTAAAAGACAAATACAATCAGCCATATCTCCATATACCGGTAATACCTATAGGAGCCAAAGAAACCAGCAAATTTTTAAGAAAGGTAGTTGAGTTTGCCGGACTGGATAGAGTCAAGGCAGAACAATTCATCGAAAAGGAGAGAAAAGAATACTACAGCTATCTGGAGGGATTTTCAGATTTTTATGCAGAGTATTTCTGGGGATTGCCATCGAGATTTGTTGTTATAGGGGACAGTGCATATAATCTTGCAATAACAAAGTTTGTGGTAAATCAACTGGGAGTAATACCGATGAAGCAAATCATTACTGATAATCCACCTGAAAAATATAGGAACGGCATTGCAGAAGAATACAAGAATATATCTGATGATATTTCCATAGACGTGGAATTTGAAGAGGACAGTTATGTTATACACAATAAGATAAAAGACATAGATTTTGGGAACAAACCGCCTGTCATATTTGGGACTACATGGGAAAGGGATCTGGCAAAGCAGCTGAATGGATATATGGTGGAAATAGGCTTCCCGGCATCTTATGAGGTTGTCATATCAAAATCCTATATTGGATATAGAGGAGCACTTACTCTGCTTGAAAAAATTTATACGACTACTGTAGGTTCAAGTGCATAA
- a CDS encoding nitrogenase component 1, translated as MKINLKIPEVAIREKRIGSITGFCGTAKGLVKEARCGKLKEKSRGFSQCAGCAANKALCQLLMIQDAVVIQHGPIGCSGDFSGFAFINKVGQVERNLKVKNVNAVSSNLEEKDTIYGGAQKLKKTIKDAFERFNPKAIFITTSCASGIIGDDVESIAVNAEKELGIPVVYISCEGFKSRVWTTGFDSAFHGILRKIVKPPVEKRKDVLNVVSFWGNNAYSDITYLLNKIGIKPNYVAPFSTIEQLSKLSEAAATAGICSTLSTYLAAGLEQEYGVPEIKVSQPYGIIGTDAWLREIGRVTGKESEVEELIKSEKERTAPQLEKLRNKLSGKTGYITAGAAYGHIIATLLNELGVNVIGACVYHHDPIYDNGDVNADTLDFVVKNYGDIPNYDVSNKQTFEFVNVLNRIKPDVCITRHPGMAVWGIKYGVPTLLWANENLSFAYQGLINFGERVAELLENDEFVKNVAEHSELPYTDWWMNQDPYFFLKNKEKARV; from the coding sequence ATGAAAATCAATTTGAAAATACCTGAAGTAGCAATAAGGGAGAAAAGGATAGGCTCGATTACCGGATTCTGTGGAACTGCAAAAGGTCTTGTTAAAGAGGCAAGATGCGGCAAACTTAAAGAGAAAAGCCGAGGTTTCAGCCAGTGTGCAGGATGTGCTGCCAATAAAGCTCTGTGCCAGCTTTTAATGATACAGGATGCGGTAGTAATACAGCATGGTCCCATAGGATGCTCGGGAGATTTTTCGGGTTTTGCTTTTATTAACAAGGTAGGTCAGGTGGAGAGAAATTTAAAAGTGAAAAATGTGAATGCAGTAAGTTCAAACCTTGAAGAAAAAGATACTATATATGGTGGGGCACAGAAGCTTAAAAAGACTATAAAGGATGCTTTTGAAAGATTCAATCCAAAGGCTATATTTATAACTACATCCTGTGCTTCCGGTATTATAGGAGATGATGTGGAATCCATAGCGGTGAATGCAGAAAAAGAACTTGGTATACCGGTAGTATATATTTCCTGTGAAGGCTTTAAATCAAGGGTCTGGACTACAGGATTTGATTCAGCTTTCCATGGGATTTTGAGAAAAATAGTAAAACCACCGGTGGAGAAGAGAAAAGACGTTCTCAATGTAGTAAGTTTCTGGGGAAATAATGCATACAGTGATATCACCTATTTACTGAATAAAATAGGAATAAAGCCCAACTATGTAGCTCCATTTTCCACAATTGAACAATTGTCAAAACTGTCTGAAGCTGCCGCAACAGCGGGAATATGTTCTACCCTTAGTACTTATCTGGCTGCCGGGCTGGAGCAGGAATACGGGGTTCCTGAAATAAAGGTTTCCCAGCCCTATGGGATAATTGGAACTGATGCATGGCTTAGAGAAATCGGCAGGGTAACCGGCAAGGAAAGTGAAGTGGAAGAATTAATAAAATCCGAGAAAGAAAGGACAGCACCTCAACTGGAAAAGTTAAGGAATAAGCTTAGCGGAAAGACTGGTTATATTACGGCTGGTGCTGCATACGGGCACATAATTGCCACATTGTTGAATGAATTGGGTGTAAATGTAATAGGTGCTTGTGTATATCACCACGATCCAATTTATGACAATGGAGATGTAAATGCAGATACTCTGGATTTTGTTGTTAAAAACTACGGCGACATACCGAATTATGATGTATCAAATAAACAGACATTCGAATTCGTAAATGTGTTGAATAGAATAAAACCGGATGTATGTATAACAAGGCACCCCGGCATGGCAGTATGGGGCATAAAATATGGGGTACCAACGCTTCTCTGGGCAAATGAAAACCTCAGTTTTGCCTATCAGGGATTGATAAATTTTGGAGAGAGGGTTGCGGAATTGCTTGAAAATGATGAATTTGTCAAAAATGTTGCAGAACATTCAGAACTTCCGTATACGGATTGGTGGATGAATCAAGATCCTTATTTTTTCTTGAAAAATAAGGAAAAAGCCAGGGTGTAA